The DNA region TGGATTATTTTTAAAGATATTCAATGATTTTGATTTAGGATCTTTGTTAAATTTATCAACTGTTGCAATAGGATTTAAATATAAGATTGAATCGTCAATTATTATTTGAAAAATTGAATATAAAGGTACAGTAACTGTTGATCCAAAATTTTCACTTCCAAACCCTGCTTCAAAACTTAAAAAACCATTTTTTACTGTTATTGTAGTAAATGTATAATTTGCTAAAATGTATAATGAAAATTTTGCTAATTGTGATTTTATACTTGTTGGCAACTCTGGACTAAACTTCAAAGCATCTAAATTAGCTGTAATTGAAAACTCTTTATTATTTTTTAATAAATATGAAATTACCTCTTCTATTTGCTTACTTACTAAATCCTTGTAACTATCTTGATGTATAATGTCATTTATCATTTAATTTATCCTTTTTTATAAATTAACTTGTTATTATATCTTATGAAACAAATAATTTTACTTATTTTTATTTTTATATCATTACTTGAAGCAAAAAAAATATCTTTGAGTCAAAAAGAATACAATGATATATTAAAAAGTCCAAATAGTAAACAAATATCTATTAGATTAGTAAAATATAATAGACTAATAAAAAAAGCAAAAGACTTTCCTATTATAAAAAAACTTGCATATACAAATAGTTTTTACAATAAAATTCTTCCTGTTGATGATGAAAATAAATATAATGTAGATGATTACTGGGCAACACCAAAAGAGTTTTTGATTGAAGGTAAAGGTGATTGTGAAGATTATGCAATTGCAAAATATTTCACTTTATTGACTTTAGGTGTAGATAAGAAAAAACTTTTTTTATCAGTAGTAAAAGTTAAAGGTGAAACTTCTTATCACATGATTTTATTATATTTCCCTACAAAAAAATCAATTCCTTTAGTATTAGATAATTTAAGTCATAAAGTAATAACTTTTGATAAAAGAATAAAACTCATACCTAAATATATCTTTAATGAGTTTGGAGCATATGTTTTAAAAGATAAAAAAATCTATAAAAAAGTTAAAATAAACTGGGGTAAAACAAACAAATGGCAAGTTATATTAGATAGAGTTTATAAACTAAACGAATAATCTTCTAAAATATCAAAATCAATCATTGCATTTAATAGTGCAATTTTATTAGCTTTTTTTAACATTTCTAAAGTAATATCTTGTTGTTTTAAAAATCCTTGTTCTATATATCTTTGTCTTGTAGTACCAAACAAGAGTGGTTGTTTTGGAGTAAGCCAACTATTTTCAAAATAAATAGCGATATTTGCAATTGAAGTATCAGTTAAAAGATTATTTTTAAATATCATAATCTCATCACAATTATCTCTTTGTTCAAATATATTATTTAAACTTTTTCTATTTAAATACTTTTTTGAATACTCTATTTTATTATTATATATTATTTTAAAACTTCTTATTTTTCTTTTTTTATATTCAAAATAGTTTATATCTATTATCTCATCTTCATTATATATAACTTTACATCGTAAAAGTTTTTCATTTATTGGATATATATATTCACTCAAATCAAAATTCTTTGCAATAGTATTTGCAACTCTTTTATTATGATAATTTAAATTAAAAATCTCATTATCTTCACATTTTATTGTTTCGAAATATTGTATATTATTCATAAAAGTTATGTAATCCTATTGTATTTTTTATTTATTATAATAACTAAAAATATTTTAGGATATACCAAATGAAGAAAATAAAAAAAACAATTAATAAATACGATAACTTTGAAGATACATATAAAAAAGCTTATATTGGATTACCTAAAGATTTTAATGGTATAAAAAAACCACTATTTTTAACACTTGATAAATTTAAAAAAAATCATTTAAATATAAAAACAAAGAAAAAATATCCAGTTCTATTTTTTATGCATGGCTCAGCAGGTCTTGCATATGGTAAAAAATATAAAGATGAAGTTTTAAAAGAAAATTTTATTTTTTTTGCACCAAATTCATTTAAAATTAAAAACCGTCCAACATATAAAACACCTACAAAACTTAAAAATTATGAACAAGTACATAAACTTAGACTTGCAGAAATTTTTTATAATATTAAAAAACTTAAAGAGTTCGAATTTATTGATTTTAATAATATTTTTCTAATGGGAAGCAGTGAAGGAGCACATGCAGTTTCTAAATATAAAGGAAATGAATTTAAAGGAAGAATAATTGCAGCATATTCATGTGAAAAAAATTATTATAGTAACGATTTTAAAATTGGGGCAAAAAAGAAAGATCCAATCTTAAATATAATTGGAACACAAGATGAGTATTTTAGTTCTTATTCAAAATATGAAAATAAAGAAGTCACAGGAAACTGTGCCAGTGCATTATTAAAATATAAAAATGCAAAAGTAGTAATCCTACCTAAAACAAAACATAATGTAATAGAGAATCAATACACGATTCCTGAAGTTATTAACTTCTTAAAATTTCATACAAAATATTAAACTATTGAGTATGAAATTAGACTATTTTCTATATTATTAATAATTAAATCTCTTCTAAAAACTTTAGCTATATCTTTTGCATATTCTAAGTGAGTAGTTATACCAACACAAGAACAGTTAATCTCACTTAACACATATTTATCATTTTTATTCTCATCATAATCTAAAATATAATCCATCGTCCAAAGAATTGGAAAGTTTTTATTATTACAATGTTTTTTTAAATGCTTAAAACTTTTTTTAGTAAGTTGTATCAATTCTTTATATTTCAAACTTGATGCAGATTCATAATTATATTTTGCACCACTAAATAAAGTTGCAGAAAACTCACCTGCTTGTGGTTGTTTATGAACAATACAAATTGGATTATCTTTTACTAATAAAACTCTAATTTCACCTTCATTTATTCTTTTTAAATATTTACAAGATACAAAACCTTTTTTATTTTTAAAATAAGATGCATTTTCATCTTCTTCTTCAAATTTCCAGGCAAAATCAGTCATAAAGTCATTTATAGAACTAAACTTCTCTTTTTCATTATTTACAGCTTCTGTCGATGTTACAGTACCATTATCATTTAATTTTACTAAATATACACCTTCACCTGTTGAGCCGTAGTTTGTCTTTAATACTCTTATTTTTTCAGCTTTTAATACTTGAGGAAAATCAGCATTAAACTCTTCAACTTTTTGATAAAACTTTGTACTTTTTTCACCTATTTTTGTATCTTTTAATTTGTACAAAATATCTTTAAAATCTAAATTTATCATCACATCAGGATGAGTATGTACTTCTATTTGATTTTGACTTAATTTATTTAGAAACTGAAAATATTCATCAATCTCTTTTAAATTTCCTGGATTAATTCTACTTATAATGGCATAAGCATTTTTATTTAGATATTCAAAAAGTTCATCTTTTTTTGAAGGACTATAAAATACAACTTCAGTAGAAAAACCACTAATTTGTTCTATTTCATTTAGTATTGGTTTAGTATCAGCTCTAAAACCATCAAAACCTTTGTCACTCCCTACATTACACTCTATGATAAAGATTTTATTTTTCATGTCATGTCTCCTAAGCATAATTTTAATCTCTGTTTAAAGATTTTATAAAAGCTAAGTTACATAACAATTACATCTAATTATGTTGGTATATAAATTTTATCAAGTGCTTCTTTATATTCTAATATCGCATCAGAATCACAAGTAATTCCACCTCCACTTTTATAATAAAGTTCATTTTGTATTTTTTCTATAAATCTTATTAATACAAAACTATAAAGATTTTCTCCATCAAAAATTCCAGCAATTCCTGTATAATAATCTCTATCATATTTTTCTACATCTTTTAATATTTCAACTGTTTTTATTTTAGGTGTTCCTGTTATTGAACCAGCAGGTAAAAGTGAAGTTAAAATATCTCCTATTTTACTTTTCCAATCACTATTTAGTTCCCCTTTGATTTTAGAACTCACTTGAAGTAAATCTTTTTTTCCTGCACTAATCTTTTCACAATATCTAAACTTTTCAACTCTAACTTTTGAAGATACAATAGATAAGTCATTTCTTAATAAATCTACAACCATTGTATGTTCAGCCATCTCTTTTTTATTTGCTAATATCTTTTTTTGTGCATCTTCTATATTGGCATCAATTGTACCTTTCATAGGGTATGTGAATATTTTGTTATTTTCTATATCCACAAATTTTTCAGGAGAGAAACATACAAACTCATCTTTATACTTCAATTTAAATTTTGATTTTGCATATTTATATATTTCATCTAAAGATAGTTTTATATCTATTTTTGTTTTAATAGTTAAATTGAGAAGATATGAGTTTCCTTCTTTTATATTTTTTTGAATTTTATCAAAAGCAATTTTGTAACTTTTAAAATCAAGTGGGAATTTTTCTATACCTATTTTTTTTGAAGAGAATATAGATTTATCATCTGATAACTCAAAATTTATATCTTTGGGAAGTTGGTTTAATTTTATAATTTCATATTTAGTTAAATCATAAGAGATCATAAAAAAAAATGGCTCAGATTCTGAGCCATTTTTATTTAATAATTTTCTAATTTTTTCTTTTTTATTCAATTTTAAATTATATACTTTTTATTTTATTAATTTTTTTAATACAGCCATTCTAACTGC from Malaciobacter molluscorum LMG 25693 includes:
- a CDS encoding transglutaminase-like cysteine peptidase, producing the protein MKQIILLIFIFISLLEAKKISLSQKEYNDILKSPNSKQISIRLVKYNRLIKKAKDFPIIKKLAYTNSFYNKILPVDDENKYNVDDYWATPKEFLIEGKGDCEDYAIAKYFTLLTLGVDKKKLFLSVVKVKGETSYHMILLYFPTKKSIPLVLDNLSHKVITFDKRIKLIPKYIFNEFGAYVLKDKKIYKKVKINWGKTNKWQVILDRVYKLNE
- a CDS encoding aminotransferase class IV is translated as MNNIQYFETIKCEDNEIFNLNYHNKRVANTIAKNFDLSEYIYPINEKLLRCKVIYNEDEIIDINYFEYKKRKIRSFKIIYNNKIEYSKKYLNRKSLNNIFEQRDNCDEIMIFKNNLLTDTSIANIAIYFENSWLTPKQPLLFGTTRQRYIEQGFLKQQDITLEMLKKANKIALLNAMIDFDILEDYSFSL
- a CDS encoding Cj0069 family protein — protein: MKNKIFIIECNVGSDKGFDGFRADTKPILNEIEQISGFSTEVVFYSPSKKDELFEYLNKNAYAIISRINPGNLKEIDEYFQFLNKLSQNQIEVHTHPDVMINLDFKDILYKLKDTKIGEKSTKFYQKVEEFNADFPQVLKAEKIRVLKTNYGSTGEGVYLVKLNDNGTVTSTEAVNNEKEKFSSINDFMTDFAWKFEEEDENASYFKNKKGFVSCKYLKRINEGEIRVLLVKDNPICIVHKQPQAGEFSATLFSGAKYNYESASSLKYKELIQLTKKSFKHLKKHCNNKNFPILWTMDYILDYDENKNDKYVLSEINCSCVGITTHLEYAKDIAKVFRRDLIINNIENSLISYSIV
- a CDS encoding aminodeoxychorismate synthase component I: MNKKEKIRKLLNKNGSESEPFFFMISYDLTKYEIIKLNQLPKDINFELSDDKSIFSSKKIGIEKFPLDFKSYKIAFDKIQKNIKEGNSYLLNLTIKTKIDIKLSLDEIYKYAKSKFKLKYKDEFVCFSPEKFVDIENNKIFTYPMKGTIDANIEDAQKKILANKKEMAEHTMVVDLLRNDLSIVSSKVRVEKFRYCEKISAGKKDLLQVSSKIKGELNSDWKSKIGDILTSLLPAGSITGTPKIKTVEILKDVEKYDRDYYTGIAGIFDGENLYSFVLIRFIEKIQNELYYKSGGGITCDSDAILEYKEALDKIYIPT